The Physeter macrocephalus isolate SW-GA chromosome 17, ASM283717v5, whole genome shotgun sequence nucleotide sequence AAAAAGTGAGTATGGGGACTGGGGTGCGAGTGGGTGGAGGCTGTCGCCTTTGCCTGATCCCTCAGCGCCCGCAGGCTTTCAGTCTGGGGAGGCTTGTTGGAGGTCTCTGTGGGGTCCATCTTTTCTACATGAGGCCTGAGTTGTGTTTGAGTTTCAGTCTCTTTGTATTTTGGGACATATTGGGCTCCTTATGATCTACAGTTGTGTTGAAGGGAGGGAATTGGGATGGAGTTTGTGGAGACTCCTGAATTGTGCCTTTCTCGCTGTCTTGGTCCCAGGTCCGGGAAGCTGAAAGTCCCTGAATGGGTGGACACTGTCAAGCTGGCCAAGCATAAAGAGCTCGCTCCCTACGATGAGAATTGGTTCTACACACGAGCTGGTGAGGAACTTGGGCCTTTGGCTGGGGCGTGGGGGCCTGGGTGTCCCCTTTGTGAGCTCTTACTTGCCCTCAGAAATAACAAGAGAGAAATCTTTGACTCTATCACTGCGTGTTTTGTGTGACGTtcaataattttgtattctgaatctgtttcttcatttgtaagagATTGATGTGAGGACCTGTGCTTTCCTCTGAGTCTTGTGAGAGACCCAGGGACAAATGAGTAGAGTGTTCATATTTTGCCCGGAGGTGGTTCATTTTAGAGAGAGGCATTgtccttttaatgtctgtgggtctgttttatTGTTCAAATTATCACACTGGACTGTCTTGTTAAATGAGTTGTTTGTAACTACGAGGGTGGAGATCTGACCAGGTCACTCATTGCTTTAGATCTTGGCAAGCCTCAAGTGCCCTGAAGAAAACCTTATGGTCACCCTGTACTGGtcccttttttttattttcttattaatcttTTTGTAATGACTTTGAAGGATTGATTTCAAGTACAGCTCCTGACTGCATAGTGCTACTGCTAGTATTGCTTCATCTGTCTTTAATGTTTCAAGTTTCTCCAGTCACCCCCATGGGGGCTTACCTTGGGAGTAGGGGATGGGGTTCAAGGCTGGATTGTGCCAAGGTGGCAGCCTCTGCACAGGGCCTTCACTAAAGGCTCTCGGCCTCTCCTGTCTAGAGCCGTCCTCTGTGAAGTGGGGGCTCTGTCCTGACCAGAACTTGTCTGTAGGTGGGAAGCAGAGTTGACACAACTCCAGAATGACCTTGAGAAGAGTTGGCCTTAGTATAAGGTGCCCAGCACCTCAGAGCATGAAGTATTTTGTAGATTGTGGGCCAATCTTTCGGGCCCTAGACTGGGCACAGGGGCCAGCACGCTCAGCCACAGCCTCGGACCCCTGTGGACTAAAATGTCAAAGCTGTGAGATGAGTGGGGTGGCTAGCATATCTGTCTACTCACTTGtatgtttttataaagaaaaatgggtCTGGCGAAGGGGAGCTGGCTTGACCTCCCTGGGCACACAGTCAGTGGTGATGGGGCCTGGACGAGACCACCACTACCTCTGTCATCCACCCATCTTGGGAAGCAAGGCATGCCTGGTCCTGACTGCTCTTTGGTGGTGCCCCAAGAGCTGATAGGTCAAGCAAGGCAACTTTGGATCTAAGCTGAGGAGAAAGAGTCTAATAGCTTTTCCCATTGGATCAGGTGAACATGCATGTTTTGTATAACCTGTACCTAACAAAAACTTGCCAAGTAGGACTGCTGGCGCCGATCTGCAGTTGATGTCAGGGAGGTTACCATGCTTGAGGTCTGCCAGCTCCTGGTGCCACGGTCTACCTGACTCTTGTCGTGCTTGGAGGTGGGGGCAGCTCTGTCCCCTTGGCAGcattttgtactttatttttctaggtggggagagatgaaggggaaatggggaaaggACCCTGGGTAACACACACCGAGTTGAGCCTGCTGGTCGTCTTTACAGTTGCCGTGGCCCCTTTGCCCACTGCGCACCTTCCCCAACACATCCCGCTGGGTGTGCGTCCTCTGCCTGCCGTGCCGCGCTCTCCCTTTGGATTTCCAGCGCTCGCTTTTGATTTCGGTTCCCCAGCTGCTCTAGTTAAGGGTTCTAGACCAGGGTGTGTTGTGTGCGCATTGTTGGGGCACAGCCATGCCTGTTTGTATAAAATCATGACAGGCGAGAGTTGCAGTTGCCACAGGCTACGTGGtctactatctgaccctttacaggaaaagtctGCCGACCTCTACTGGAGTCTAGAGTGCTCCCACTTAGTTTGGTCAGTCCATACTCTGGACAAGTGGAGGCATAGGAGATAGTCATTTACCCAGAAGGAAAGTGAGATACGGAGCGGTGACGACCCtggggggggtgggtggcaggCTGACTCCAAAACCACAGTCTGCCATATTTGCTTTTCCTCCTCTGGATCGTGGGAGCTTGGCCTGTTTGGCCCCCTCAGGGGTTTGGGGCTAAAGCACAGTGGGGTAGGGACCTGTCCTGGGAGGCTGAGCTCTGGCAGTGAAGGCAACAGGGCAGTGGGGGTCAAATTCTGGAGACATATAAGAGCCAGCACGGTGTGGACAGCTGTTGACCTCAGGTATGGGGGATACAGCGGACAGAGATAGATGGCAGGGCCTTGAGGGTGGTCCGCAAGGGGTGCAGATCTGTAGGGGTGAGCCCCCACCAGGCAGTGGTGTAGGGGGCAGTGTGTGTGAGGGGTGAGGTGTAGAGATAGAAAGAGCCTGTGTCAGGAGAGTGGGGAGAGTGCTCTAGGGGGAGGAGCAGTGTCAAGGGGGGACCACTAAAGGGCTTTGAAAGCGGGTGGTGCAGTGTGGCCCTAGACAGGCTTCTTGACCTCAGTTCTCAGAAGGGtctgcttggggtggggggggtaagAATAAGAATACAGTGTGTGTTTCAGTAGGCGTCCAGTGGTGAGCGAGCAGCTGTTGGATTGGGGCGCCTGAGTGCGTGTGCGTGCGGGCGCGCGCGCCATGCTGCTCAGCTTGCaagatcttacttccccaaccagggattgaacccgggcccctgcagtgaaagggtagagtcctaaccactggaccaccagggaattctcctgCACCAGATAACTTTATGCGTCATTAAGAAAGATGTGACACTCTCCCTGGGAGAAACTAAGGTTGAGCGTTTATTGGAGTTTGTTCTCTGCCAGTCGCCGCTCAGGGTTGAAGTAAGTTGTCCCCTTAGTACCATGGCGCAGACCACTTGAAGGGGGTGGACTCTGTCACAGCCGACAGGGAGCAGTGTTGGGGTTCAGACCCCATCTACCAGACAGCTCACCCCTTTCCGTGCTGAGATTGGGCTGAGCGCTAGTCCTGGTTCAGCAAGATTCATTTCTAGCGTGCAGCAGCCTCTTCTGGGTGTTCGTGAAATTAGGAGTGTTCATCTTACCCCCTTCGTGAGGCTCTTACGCCTTCCACGGCCCAAGTGGGAGAGCAGATCTCCACCTAGAGCCAGGGCCTGACCAGACAGGTGCAGGAGGGATGGCGGTAGCCATTGGGCATCTGCACTGGTCTTAAAGGAGAGTTTTCCATGAGATCACTCCTGGCAGAAAGATTGCGGGGGGTGGCTTGTAACAGGTGACTCTCTTGATCCTGGTAGTGGGTGGGCTGCTTGGTGCCTGGAAGAGGGTCAGAGCCCCGATctagggggtggggtgaggacaAAAAGAACCAAGGAGAGTGGTTTTAAAGTGAGCAGAGGCCAAAGGCACTGGTATCAGGGAGAGGCTGCTCAGTGGTCCTGGAGAAGTGGTGATGGTTTGTGCTGCGCTGTTGGCCCCTGAAGCCTGTGGCTGTGTCCGGAGACGGTCTTagagggcaggagagaggcagagaacaaGTTGTGTGCGGGAACTGCTCTGGGAGGGgtggctggagggaaggaggagcctACCTCACCTGGTCCGTTCCACCTACCCCTCCCCCCCAGCTCATGACACTGGAGGGTCATGGAGATGGCCCAGTGCCCCGTGACTCTTGGCAGCAAGTCATTATCGAAGGAATGAATCCTTGGCTCCCCCGTTCATCTTCAGGACTAAGGGGAATCTAACGTGCTGGTCTCCGTGGTGACCTGGAATCCCTACCTTCGAGCTTTCAGCCAGGCAGGGCTGTGTGATGGCCAGCATGTGGGCCCCAGTGGCCCCCTGAGGTAGAAAAGCAGAACCGTCTGGAGGGGCTGTCCCTACAGAGCCATGTGGCATGAGACCGGGAGTATCTGTGGAGTTCCACCTCCTCCATAAAGGAAAGTAGCCCCCGACGCGTTCACGGACTCCTCACAGTCGCGCTCAGTGAGGGTCTGTTCGTCCCTGTTCTCGGGTGAGGGTAGGTGACTTTGCCAAGGCCACAGTATCGGGCGGGCTCCTAAGGCCTTGTTACTGCCTCATAGGAGAGAGTGAAAAGCAGATGGCATAGGGCCTGGCAGGCAAGTGTTGCAGTTGCACAGAAGAGGATTTCCAAGGAGGCGGGCCGGGGTGGGTGAGGGACTTGCCCAAGCCAGTCAAGGGACCAGAATCCCAGTCCACAGAGTGGGTGGCGCACCTTCCAGCTTGGGAACATCCGCTGCATAGGATGTCAGCCCTGCTACCGCTATTACCCAGGCTCTCCAGGGCTGGGTTGTGGGAGGATCGGTAGGTCTCTTCTCCAGCTCTGCTGCCCTTTAGAGCTCCCAGGCAGATGGAGGGGGACGGTCACGGCTTCAACATTTGCTGGGCTCTCCCCACAGAACCTCAGGTCCACCTCGCAGTACAGCTGGGCACTAACAGCTAAGAAGTCCCTGGGGGCGCGGGTTGCCTGCCTGGTCATGTGGCTACGGCAGTGCCTCCACTACCTGTGCACGCCAGTCTCCTGAACTGGGGGGTGGTCAGGTACTGGGGCTTGGTGTGCATTCTCACGTTCTGTTTCCCTGACCGTAAGACGGTGAGGTGAGAATCTGCTGCCGCACACAGCTAgatttgtgaccttgagcaaggccCTTTCCTAAGGCTGCCTCAGCTGTGGAGAAGCGTCTTCTCTGCCTGAGAAGGGTTCTCGAGTCTCCCTTGCCTCCCACCCAGCTTCCACAGCACGGCACCTGTACCTCCGGGGCGGCGCTGGGGTTGGTTCCATGACCAAGATCTACGGGGGGCGCCAGAGGAACGGTGTCATGCCCAGCCACTTCAGCAGAGGCTCCAAGAGCGTGGCCCGGCGGGTCCTCCAGGCCCTGGAGGGGCTGAAAATGGTGGAAAAGGACCAAGATGGGTAagcaggggaggggaagctgggggtgCGGAGGAGCCTTGGGGCCAGATCCTCTATAATGAAGTTATCAAGGACTGTGCCCCTCCGCCCACGCAGTGAGGTGCCAGGTCTGTCCTTGCACAGTCTGCACCTGCCCCCCAGGCAGGCAGGGGATTCTTCAGAAAAGCACACAGCGCGGGGCCTCACCCCAACCTCTCTGGCTAACTACTCCAGGCTCCAGGAAGGTAATTTAGCGACCGTCCGCTTTCATTAGCCTGCTCGTTAGCTTTTCCCAATTGATTTTTCGGGGCTTTTGATCTAATGCTTGCACAAACGGCAGCCCGTCAGCTCCCAGGGGAGCTCCCACTCCAGCCTCCAGCTTGTTGGAATGCAGCCGACTGGGGACCTCAGTGGGACTTGGCTGGTGTCATGTGGTCCTGTGGCCAGGTGCCTTCTTGGAAAGCCTGGCTCGTGTCCAGGAGAGGCCTGGCAGGGATCAGGGACGCTGGTGGGAGCCTGCACTCACCTGGGGCTACACGACCCTTCTCTCCCACAGGGGCCGCAAACTAACACCTCAGGGACAGAGAGATCTGGACAGAATCGCTGGACAGGTGAGGGCTGGGTATTTGAGTCACCAGCCTGGGTGTTTCTGGAGCCTGGGTTTTGTCAGATCGGAGTTTCCTCCCCTGGAGGGCAcggcccaggggagggagggtgcgGGAGAAAGAACGATTCTGACAGACTTCCTGTGGGGGCTGGTTGAAAATGCAGGTGCCTGGGTGAAGGGAGGCCCAGGGTGCAGCCCGCTGGGCTTGCTTCTCCTGCAGGGCGCGCTCCCACACACGCGACTCCCTCTTCCCGGGTCAGCCTTCTGATTCTGACTGCGGTGTTTCTTCCTTAGTCTTCATGCTTACTGAGTGTTAGGGTGCCTCAGAACCCAGGTCTCCGTCCAGATGCTGACTGACTGTAGACACCCTGGGCCAGAGTCCCTTCGCCTGGAGCCAGTCTCCCTGTCTGTAGAGTGGTCTGCTCTGCCTCCCTCGAGGGTGgtggtgaggattcaatgagctgCAGCAACAGaggcccccagggcctggcatgaACCCATTGTTGTTTTTCCTATTGACTCAGGCCTCCTAGGAGTCTTGGACTGTTGAGTCACTTAAGTGTCAGAAGAGAATGGAGGGGTCAGCCCTCTGGGGACTGGGGTGGCCTGGAATGAGAAGGTGGCTCTTCCAgggcagagcagggcctggcacaaacaGCAGCGTGGAGCAATGGGCAGATGTTGGAAACACGACAAGCCTCTCTTTCTTGCGAGTCCCAGTTTTATCCTGTAAAGTGGGGAGGTACCCAAGATTGTGAGGATCGGATGAGATGAATACGTGTAAACCACAATCAGGGTGCCTGGCGTCCCATGGCTACTGGGGAGCTACTGTGAAGTGCTTGAACACAGACCCCACAACTGATCTTAGCTATTTGCCCGTCTTTTCCCACAGGTGGCAGCTGCCAACAAGAAGCATTAGAACAAATGATGCTGGGTTAATAAATTGCCTCattcgtaaaaaaaaaaaaaaaaaagccaggtattatatgattctgtttatatgaaatgtccataaaAGGCAAAtccctagagacagaaagcagatgagtggttgcctggggctggggaaggggaaaagcaGAAATTACCTGCACATTAGAACAAATGATGCTGGGTTAATAAATTGCCTCATTCGTAATCCTGGTCTGGGTCTCTTGATTGGGGAGTGGCCGGGCAAGAGGAAGGAGCACTGCACTGCACTTCGCTTCCATTGAGAAAGAGAGGGGCCGGGGCCTTTCCTGGATGGCCGTGGTACTCAACAGGCTCGGAAACCTGAGGCCTGGCCTTCCAGGTTCACGCGGTTCTGCCCCAAGTGGGCGAGATGGTGGTGCAAGACCCAGGGGCCCTCACTCCTCTCCCACACCTTGCCTTTGCGgttctcagaaaaagaaactgaaagttCAAGCAGTGGCCCCACGTGGAGCCTTGGACCCTGCTGGAACAAAACAGGAGGGCCCTGGGGCTCAGGTGCTTCTTCTCTGCAAGGAAGTGGACAAGGACAGTCGTCACTCGGGGTGGTCCTGTGTGTGCCTCCAGCCCAAGGTGACCTGCTTAGTATACACGTCCTTTTCCCGACCTACACGGGAGCCTTCGCTTTGGGGATCCCTGGCCTGGGCCCTGCTGTAAGATGGAGCTAGTTGTACCTGCCCCAAGAATTGGGATGCAGTGCTGAAGCTGCAGCGGGGACCTGGCTGGCAGGGGGCTGCTACTTCCCTCCCAAAGGGAGGGGCATGGCCCCTGCATAGAGGCCAAGTTCCCAGGGCCCTCGTGGTGtcggcctccccccaccccccaccgcagTTCTGCATGGTGATTGGCTCTTTGCACTAATGGGACGGGAAGGGTCCCCTTACCACCCCATGAGACCTGGCCCACCTCCCAGTTGGGGGAAACATGCTGAGCCTGAGCTGGCTGGGCCAAGACCCCTGAGGTTCCCCCATCCCAAGTTACTCCTCAGATCAAACCCATTTCCTTCCAGTGCTAAGCCTGGCTTTGAACTCCAAATGACATGGGTTTAAATTCCAACGCTGCCCAAAATTCTGTGCAACCTTGAGCAACTTACCCTCAGCTTTCTGCTCCTGCCTGTAAAGCTGCTTACTCCGACCTGAGGGATTCGGGGAGATGCCGTGTCTTGGCTCAAAGCAGCACACCTGATGGACCAAGATgttcaaaatggaaagaatatcAAACCAGAGTCCCCTACACCCAGTGGGGGATGAAGGTGTCATTTTCCCCCAGCCTGGAAGTTGTCAGGGCTGGAAGACCTGATCTGAATAAACACTGGACTAGAGCCTACCACGTGCAAGGTGCTTTATAAATATATCACTTAATACTCTGTGAAGTAGGTGCCAAAAAGCGCAGTTTGGAGATGGGGAAGATAAGTCACAGGTTGGGTAATTTGCCTGATGTCCCACAGCCAGGAGGTGGCAAAGCCAGCATTTGGACCTGGGCTCTAGCCACCACAGGGCACTGTCCCCTTAGAAgtggggaaaatgaggcccaaAGGGTTACACTCCTGGGCATGGCCTTGAGCCAGTCACTCCTTGTTTGGGGCCTGAGTTTCCTCTTCTGCCGATTGAGGATGAAGATATTTCCAGAGTCGTCCTGGGAAAGCAATGCCAAGCGTCTGATTTGCTCACACAGTGCCAGATACCAGGGTGCTGGGTAAGCGGGAGGTGGAGGTGCCCAGACAGGCCAGCGAGTCTGGGAGGGCCTGCAATTCGGCGGCTGTGCCCCTCCAGCCACTGGGGGGCAGTCGAGGGCCTGGAAACCGGCTCAGCCAGGAAGGAAGGATGCTGAAGGAGGTGAATTCCTAAGGGCTGCAGCGTCTGGATCCAGTCTTCTTCCTACATGGGGGTTATAGGAAGAACTTTAGTACAGAGGGGCTAATGACCTGCTGTACAGAGAGGGCCCCAACAGAACACCTGGGtccctggagggaaggagggaaggcccGAGGGCCAGAGAAGAGGAACTGTGTCCTAGGAACTGTGCTAAGCACACTGTGATATTCTTACAGCCTCACAGGTAGGGAGGTTATGCCCAGATTAcaggaggagaaactgaggctcagatgacCAGAGCTGAGGTTCAAACCCAGGAGATGTGAACTCTTGAGGCCCATGTTCTTCTGTGTGGGTGCTAGTtgcaccttttttttaaattacaaaatacttcAAGCATGCAAaacagtatatatacataatagtgtAACAAAgacccatgggacttccctggtggcgcagtggttaagaatctacctgccaatgcagggggcacgggttcgagccctggtccgggaagatcccacgtgccgcgaagcaactaagcccatgcaccgcaactactgagcctgcgctctagagcccgggagccacagctactgaagcctgcgtgcctagagcccgtgctccgcaacaagagaagccaccgcaatgagaagcccatgcgccgcaacgaagagtagcccccgctcgccgcaactagagaaagcccgcacgcagcaacaaagaccccgcacagccataaataaataaataaataaacaaataagacccGTGAACCCACCACCCAGCTTAAAAAGTAAAACGAGACATAAAACTAAGACAGACAAAGCCCTCTGCGTACCCTTCCCAGTCGCAACCTCCTTGCTTCCCCCAGAAGTAACCCCTCTCAGGAGTGGTGTATCACTCCCCTGCGTGCGTTTACACCTTTACTGTAGACACATGTGTCCCTAACAGCACACGCTGTTGTTTTGCCTTTTGAAAACAAGCCAGCCGGATCCTGTCATAGtacatttcttctcattttcttgttgTTTCTGAGATGCAGCCATGTTGACAAGCAAAGCTCGGCCTCTTCTCCTGCTGTGTGCTACTCCATTGACTGACTATACCTCAATTTATGCATCCCTTCTCCTGTAAATGGGCTTTTTGTCTGTTTCCCAGTTTTTGCTACCAAAAATCTCCCTGCCATGAATTTTTTCATGGTGTctccttatgtgtgtgtgtgtagtgtgtgtgtgtgtgtgtagtgtgtgtgtgtgtgtggtgtgtgtgtagcgtgtgtgtgtgtagtgtgtgtgtagtgtgcgtgtgtgtagtgtgtgtgtgcacgtgtgtgtgcgtgtgtgtagtgtgtgtgtgtgtagtgtgtgtgcgcgcgtgcatgTATGAGATGCTCCCCTAACTGCTCACAAACATCTAAACAACCTCATgtcattcccctcccccacccctcaggcCTCATTTTCCTCCCACTTGACCTACAATAATGCTCAAAGGAAGCTGGTCACACATAAGTGACTTGGAATCCCTGCTCCACCACCAGCCTGTATAAACTGGGCAAGTAACAGTGATGGTGTTCCCTCTCTGTgatggcctcagcttcctcccctgtaaaatggggggtGGCCTACCTTGCCCACTTGTGGAGaggctgaaatgaaagaacacCAAGAAAGAGCCCATCGTGGCCCTTTGGGTGTCGGGAACATCAACTTATGTCACAACATCAGGGAGATATTTTTATCCTCATCTCTTGAATTAAAAATGCCAAATCTTGGAAAGGGAAGCCACCACCTAGTCACGGAGCTGGTGGGCCTTCCTCATGTATTCCTCATGAGCATTAACagtaactaacatttactgagcacctactacgtgccaggccctgtgttcaGTGCTGTGCATGTACCACCTCTTTAAATCCTCTTTTCCAACCCCAAGGAGGGAGgacacggaggctcagagagggcacaAGTTTTGCCCAAGGCCGGTGAGAGGCAAAGACCAGGCTCGGAGCCACCCGCGTCCCCTGACCACCTGTGTGCAGCAGGCACCCCGAACTCCGGCTCCCTCGGGCTTCCTTTCCAGTGACGAGCCAGGCCTTAAACCAACCTCTTTCCCCTACCCAAGCAGCCTCCTCTCGGGGGAGTTGTGGCGGCCACAGGTGCAGGGAGCAGTTCCTCTCCACTTAATGGCCTGAAGCCTCCCGGCAGGGACTACCCCCAGCCCGACAACCAAAGGACCCAGCAGTGGGGCCAATGGAGCCCATCTCCGCAGGGCTGGGCAGGAAGTGGGGCGGGGTTTGGGGCTCGGCCGAGGTGGGATCTGGTACCCCAGGGCCGCTGCAACCCAGACAAAACAACCCACTGGGAGAAGATGCCTGGGGGTCCCCAAGCCCTCCGAACCCCTCGTGCCACCATCTTTCTCCTCTTGATCTTCGCTGCTGGCCTGGGTACGTGGTCAACAGGCAGGTGCTGGGgggaggtggcgggggggaaCTGGGAGACTGCTGAGAGGGCCCAGGCAGTGGGGACGGGAGAGGAGCTGGCAGGAGGGGGGCTAGAAAAGACCCCGTAGAAACTGCATCTGCTTGACTGTCCCAAGCAGGCCAACGGGAGGCTGGAGGGGGGCTCAGCGAAGGGGGAGGCAGGGTGAGAGACACCTTCCGCACCCCCTCGTCCCCCCAGATCAAAATAAGGAACTAAGGTTGCCCTTGACTGAGCtccagagctgggggcagggagggcactgTGGGTAGAGCTCAGCTTCAGGGGAGAAAAAgctttctccttctctgccttGATTCCCAGCCAGCATCCCCTACACAGGGAACCCCTTCTCGGTGCTGGGGGGCCGGTgaccttcccccttcccctcccacgcAATGCCAGCTGGCAGCTCTGTGACCACCCCGTTTGTCGGAGGAGTTGAGAGAGGTGGCCAGTCACCCCAAATTTCCACTGGGAGCTGCGTTTGGAGTCCGTGACCCTCAGGTTGCTGCCTCTGCTgccacctctctcctcctcccgcCACAGGCAGCCACGTGGACTGGCCCGAGGGCAgcgagggggcgggggggcggcggGGATAGTGGCACAAGAACTGGGGCTTCCCCAGCCTGGGccacccagccccctcccgccaaCCACCTAGCTGAGGCCCTCCCCTaacgcccagcccagcccagcccaaacACTGAACTCACCCCTGACCCCCGGCTTGACACACACAAAGTTACGCAAACGGAGGACGAGGGGCGGGCCCAGGGTCACAGGGCAGGACAGGCTCAGGAACCGGCAGGAAGGGGCCCAGggccagggggccagggttcgaacccCTGAGCCACTCCTGCCGCCCTGGGCCTCAGCTGTCAcacttgtaaaatgggataatgagAGAACCGACGTCTAAGGGTTCTGTGGCAGTTATACACAATACATAAAGCTCCAGGTGTGTGGCCAGGCTGGGGTTGGGGTGAGAAAATAATCTAGGAAGGCCTGCAGGAGGAGGTGATGCCCAAACTGATTCTAGAAAGAGCTGCCTGGCCAGGGGCACTGCTAGCGCCAGGGACCCGACTATCCAAGTGCCAGTGAGCTCAGTGGGGCCGAAGCTCGGAGCAGGTATGGAGAGGGTGGCAGGAGGTGGCTCCGGAGAGGCGAGTGGGGACCCCCCCCCCAGCAGTGTGTCACTCACACTCTTCTGCACacacccccgccacacacacgtgcacacacacagccagGAACGCTGTAGCGGCCGGGGCCGGGCTGGGCCTGTGTCTCCATTCACGGCCCCTCACGCATTCGCTTCTCTGCAGGCCccaggtgccaggccctgtgggtGGACTGGGGCCCACCATCGGTGACGGTGAGCATTGGGGACGAGGTCCGCCTCCTGTGCAGACACAATGGCAGCAACCCCAACGTCACATGGTGGTACATCCTCCAAGGCAACTCCACGTGGCCCCCTGTGATGGATCTCTCAAGCCTGGGCCCCAAGGGCGAGCTGATCATCCAGCAGGTGAACAAGAGCCACAGGGGCATGTACAGGTGCCAAGTCAAGGAAGGCCAGAAGGTCCAGCGCTCCTGTGGGACCTACCTCCGCGTGCGTGGTGAGTGCGCGCCGCTCCACAGCTGGGCCGCTGGCTTCCTCACCTGTGACGGGGGCGGAGCCAGAGCCTGAGCTCCTGCATCTCGGGCGTCCTCACTCCCCGGCTCACACACAGCGGCTGATTGATTTCCTCACCTGCAAGGTGGGGACTTCAGTGGTCTTGGGCCTCCGTGGGGGTGTGGCCAGGAGGCGAGGGGAGGACTTGAGGTGCTGGGCTCTGAGCAGCACTCCCTCCTCACAGAGCCACTCCCCAGGCCCTTCCTGGACATGGGGGAGGGCACCAAGAACAACATCATCACAGCCGAGGGCATCATCCTGCTGATCTGCGCCGTGGTGCCTGGGACGCTGCTGCTCTTCAGGGTGAGCCATGCCGGGGACCAGCGGCCCCCTGAGTCCGAGGGTCCCGCCTAAAACTTGACAGAATGGCAGCACCCACCTCGTAGGGGCTGTGAGGGGGTCAGGAGTTTAATACAGTGAAAGCATTTTACATGGCGCTGGGCCCGGAGGGACGTCCTGGCTCCGTCTCCCCTCACGTTCCCCGCCCCCCACAGAGATGTCCACCTCTCCCCCTCTACCGAGGAATGCCGTAGCCCCCAGATGTAGCCAAGGCCGGGGAAGATG carries:
- the RPS19 gene encoding small ribosomal subunit protein eS19; this translates as MPGVTVKDVNQQEFVRALAAFLKKSGKLKVPEWVDTVKLAKHKELAPYDENWFYTRAASTARHLYLRGGAGVGSMTKIYGGRQRNGVMPSHFSRGSKSVARRVLQALEGLKMVEKDQDGGRKLTPQGQRDLDRIAGQVAAANKKH
- the CD79A gene encoding B-cell antigen receptor complex-associated protein alpha chain yields the protein MPGGPQALRTPRATIFLLLIFAAGLGPRCQALWVDWGPPSVTVSIGDEVRLLCRHNGSNPNVTWWYILQGNSTWPPVMDLSSLGPKGELIIQQVNKSHRGMYRCQVKEGQKVQRSCGTYLRVREPLPRPFLDMGEGTKNNIITAEGIILLICAVVPGTLLLFRKRWQNMKFGADVQDDYEDENLYEGLNLDDCSMYEDISRGLQGTYQDVGSLHIGDVQLEKP